The following are from one region of the Pseudomonadales bacterium genome:
- the folE2 gene encoding GTP cyclohydrolase FolE2, whose product MPGPMLCERGHPVHGIDRHEVPSDMNKAELITLNSMPDVARDQLQAPQGTLDWVGMADIRQPLLIRDGGATRQVQARVQIYVDLGDELAKGIHMSRLYLILDEHAETRPLSTAGLKLLLRSLIESHRDLSTRAFVQFEFDYYLRRPALVSDNSGWNSYPVILKGTLDADGIVLELELGVQYSSTCPCSAALARQLIQHQFETDFGTMGQVSISDVTAWLGSEQGVVATPHSQRSDAKLKVRLAEGLEEFPITDLVDAVEDALKTPVQTAVKREDEQEFALLNGQNLMFVEDAGRKLKARLGADTRLADFWVRVEHHESLHAHDAVGVFSKGIEAGYRPVPE is encoded by the coding sequence ATGCCAGGCCCGATGCTGTGCGAACGTGGTCATCCCGTGCACGGAATCGACAGACATGAAGTACCGTCAGATATGAACAAGGCCGAACTGATTACTCTCAACAGCATGCCCGATGTGGCGCGCGACCAGCTCCAGGCCCCCCAGGGCACGCTGGACTGGGTGGGTATGGCGGACATCCGCCAGCCACTGCTGATAAGAGATGGAGGCGCAACACGCCAGGTGCAGGCCCGGGTGCAGATTTATGTGGATCTGGGTGACGAACTCGCCAAGGGCATCCACATGTCGCGCCTTTACCTGATTCTCGATGAACACGCCGAGACCCGGCCACTGTCCACTGCGGGGCTGAAGCTCCTGCTGCGCAGCCTTATCGAATCCCATCGGGATCTTTCCACCCGCGCCTTTGTGCAGTTCGAATTCGACTACTACCTGCGTCGTCCCGCACTGGTCAGCGACAATTCCGGCTGGAATTCCTACCCGGTGATCCTCAAAGGCACCCTCGATGCAGACGGCATCGTGCTGGAGCTGGAGCTCGGTGTGCAGTATTCGTCCACCTGCCCGTGCTCGGCGGCATTGGCGCGGCAGCTTATTCAACATCAGTTCGAAACGGACTTCGGCACCATGGGGCAGGTTTCGATCAGCGACGTGACCGCCTGGCTGGGCTCTGAGCAGGGCGTGGTGGCCACGCCCCACAGTCAGCGCAGCGATGCGAAGCTGAAGGTGCGGCTCGCAGAAGGACTGGAGGAATTCCCAATCACCGATCTGGTGGATGCGGTGGAAGATGCGCTGAAGACACCGGTGCAGACAGCGGTGAAGCGGGAAGACGAGCAGGAGTTCGCCCTGCTCAATGGCCAGAACCTGATGTTTGTGGAAGACGCCGGTCGCAAACTGAAAGCGCGACTGGGTGCCGATACCCGACTGGCGGACTTCTGGGTGCGAGTCGAACACCATGAATCTCTGCATGCCCATGATGCGGTCGGTGTGTTCAGCAAAGGCATCGAAGCGGGCTATCGCCCGGTGCCCGAATAA
- a CDS encoding Trm112 family protein — MDSKLLELLVCPVSKTSLVYKRELEELWCRGSGLAYPIRDGIPVMLEEEARQLTAEERESLRD; from the coding sequence CTGGATTCAAAACTGCTCGAACTGCTGGTCTGTCCGGTCAGCAAGACGTCGCTGGTCTACAAACGGGAACTTGAAGAGCTCTGGTGCCGGGGCAGCGGGCTTGCCTATCCTATCCGGGATGGCATTCCGGTCATGCTCGAAGAAGAAGCCCGGCAGCTCACCGCCGAGGAGCGGGAAAGCCTGCGGGACTGA